Proteins found in one Aspergillus puulaauensis MK2 DNA, chromosome 8, nearly complete sequence genomic segment:
- a CDS encoding flavin-containing monooxygenase (COG:P;~EggNog:ENOG410PG8R;~InterPro:IPR036188;~PFAM:PF07992,PF13738,PF13450), which produces MELPEVIIIGAGPSGIALAHTLKHKLGFNDFTIYDKIDGPGGTWRQNTYPGVGCDVPTILYSFSFNQNPNWSKELCEGPEILEYMEATVDKFDLRKHMHFGIECISASWNKEGYWDVHLRDTQTGVEYTRSATVFISAVGGISKPRDTKFQGMEKFTGEIFHTARWNHKYDYRGKRLAVIGNGCSAAQVVPAVAQDAAFVKQYARSAQWYHERPNRNFTAFEKWCFRNVPLWERYLRLRLFLMSDSLVATYMPGPAAEKLRAKAEQKAREYIYSMAPRQYHEFLVPDFPLGCKRRIFDPNYLENLHRSNVEVAPVGIGSIDETGITSTDGNRTEFDAIVLATGYDVQQFLVPMEIYGRQGKSLSEQWKESRGAQAYMGTYVHNFPNFAMLFGPNTFPAHNSVLFASEVQVEYLARTLLVPIIDRRISSLDVKATAENQWVNRVHSELRGTVFESGCSNWYINKHGRNSASWPGYASTYWKESLMPQVGVFIESPKSKLWALNTVKRVIRTTNKETYAALAILLAGFILKREWVSMGPLRELYAGFLRLVAH; this is translated from the exons ATGGAATTGCCTGAGGTCAttatcatcggcgccggACCCTCTGGCATTGCTCTAGCACATACCCTGAAGCATAAGTTGGGGTTCAACGATTTTACG ATCTACGACAAAATCGATGGCCCTGGAGGTACATGGAGGCAGAATACATATCCTGGAGT CGGATGCGATGTCCCAACTATCCTATACTCGTTTTCTTTCAACCAGAATCCAAACTGGTCCAAGGAGCTATGCGAAGGCCCTGAAATCCTAGAGT ACATGGAAGCTACCGTGGACAAGTTTGACCTTCGCAAACACATGCACTTTGGCATTGAATGTATATCCGCCTCGTGGAACAAGGAAGGCTACTGGGACGTTCATCTCCGCGATACTCAGACTGGTGTCGAATATACACGATCTGCGACTGTCTTTATATCTGCCGTCGGGGGGATTTCGAAGCCGCGCGACACAAAATTCCAGGGCATGGAGAAGTTCACGGGCGAGATATTCCACACAGCCCGGTGGAATCACAAATACGACTATCGAGGGAAGCGCCTGGCCGTCATTGGGAACGGTTGCAGCGCCGCACAGGTCGTGCCTGCTGTTGCCCAGGACGCAGCCTTCGTGAAGCAGTATGCCCGCAGTGCCCAGTGGTACCATGAGCGGCCGAACCGGAACTTTACAGCATTTGAAAAGTGGTGTTTTCGAAATGTCCCTCTCTGGGAGAGGTATCTAAGATTGCGACTTTTCTTGATGAGCGACAGTCTGGTTGCGACATATATGCCAGGCCCAGCGGCTGAGAAGCTGCGCGCCAAAGCAGAACAGAAAGCGCGAGAGTACATCTATTCGATGGCGCCTCGCCAGTATCACGAGTTCCTGGTCCCTGATTTCCCCCTTGGGTGCAAGCGACGCATTTTCGATCCCAACTACCTCGAAAACCTCCATCGCAGCAATGTAGAAGTCGCCCCAGTCGGGATCGGTTCCATCGATGAAACAGGCATCACCAGTACTGACGGTAACCGGACTGAGTTCGATGCCATCGTCCTAGCAACGGGATATGACGTTCAGCAATTCCTTGTACCCATGGAGATATACGGCAGGCAGGGCAAGAGTCTGTCGGAGCAGTGGAAGGAGAGCCGCGGAGCGCAGGCCTACATGGGAACCTACGTGCATAACTTCCCCAACTTTGCTATGCT TTTTGGCCCCAATACGTTCCCTGCCCACAATTCCGTCCTCTTCGCGTCAGAGGTCCAGGTAGAGTACCTGGCAAGAACCCTACTCGTACCGATTATCGACAGGCGCATATCATCACTTGATGTCAAAGCGACAGCAGAGAACCAGTGGGTAAATCGTGTGCACTCAGAGCTACGAGGGACCGTCTTCGAGTCCGGATGCTCGAACTGGTACATCAACAAGCACGGCAGAAACTCCGCCTCATGGCCAGGCTACGCCTCTACATACTGGAAAGAATCGCTCATGCCGCAGGTCGGAGTCTTCATTGAgtctccaaagtccaaactATGGGCTCTAAACACCGTTAAGAGGGTGATTCGCACTACGAACAAAGAGACCTACGCAGCGCTGGCCATCTTGCTTGCGGGGTTCATTTTGAAAAGAGAGTGGGTGTCAATGGGCCCTCTACGGGAATTGTATGCTGGATTCCTTCGGCTTGTGGCACACTAG
- a CDS encoding uncharacterized protein (COG:Q;~EggNog:ENOG410PUSE;~InterPro:IPR002347,IPR036291,IPR020904;~PFAM:PF00106,PF13561,PF08659;~go_function: GO:0016491 - oxidoreductase activity [Evidence IEA];~go_process: GO:0055114 - oxidation-reduction process [Evidence IEA]), with translation MSPTIRSSTIRGSRQALYGISLYTSRPSVGTMYRAPTPDLVPNKRGFSSGLVNRAPPPVLATGTIAEKLSLNGKVTVITGGARGIGLTLAETVAGLGSDVVILDVLQPERELAELENAYNTRFKYYRMDVTSKPGMDAAFENVVRDVGRIDNCITSAGVALDKPFLQHTWEESSRILDINVLGSFFSAQLAAKQMAKQGSGGSIVMVASIAAHCAIPAQRVSIYGASKGAIRLLGKTLAVEMAPFNIRVNTISPGFIATSMSKQFTEIQSVFQTTPPLGRIGRPDDLALAVAYLLSDGAGYTTGADIAVTGGLHSGRIDV, from the exons ATGTCACCTACCATTAGATCGTCCACCATCAGGGGCAGTCGACAAGCGCTTTATGGCATAAGCTTGTATACCTCCCGCCCATCTGTTGGAACTATGTATCGCGCCCCAACACCCGACCTTGTGCCCAACAAACGTGGATTTAGCAGCGGTCTCGTAAATCGAGCTCCTCCACCAGTGCTGGCGACAGGAACCATAGCGGAAAAGCTTTCCCTCAATGGAAAGGTCACAGTCATTACGG GGGGCGCAAGAGGAATCGGGCTCACTCTTGCTGAGACTGTAGCAGGCCTGGGAAGTGATGTGGTAATTCTTGACGTCCTGCAGCCCGAACGCGAATTGGCTGAGCTGGAAAACGCGTACAACACTCGGTTCAAATATTACAG AATGGACGTCACGTCGAAGCCTGGCATGGATGCAGCATTCGAGAACGTCGTCAGGGATGTCGGGCGCATAGACAACTG CATCACCTCGGCCGGAGTCGCTTTAGACAAACCGTTCCTCCAGCATACCTGGGAGGAATCCAGCAGAATACTTGATATCAAT GTGCTGGGGTCCTTCTTTAGTGCCCAATTAGCGGCAAAACAGATGGCGAAACAAGGAAGCGGAGGATCCATTGTCATGGTTGCCTCTATCGCTGCCCACTGCGCCATTCCCGCTCAGCGAGTTTCAATCTACGGGGCCTCCAAAGGAGCTATAAGGCTTCTTGGAAAGACTCTGGCCGTAGAGATGGCCCCTTTTAACATCCGCGTCAACACGATATCGCCTGGATTCATTGCAACTTCCATGTCTAAGCAGTTCACCGAGATCCAGAGCGTATTTCAAACGACACCCCCCTTAGGTCGTATAGGCCGTCCGGACGATCTGGCTCTTGCTGTTGCATATCTTCTAAGTGATGGTGCGGGGTATACCACCGGAGCTGATATCGCTGTCACTGGGGGCTTGCATAGCGGGAGAATTGATGTTTAG